A region of Faecalibacterium taiwanense DNA encodes the following proteins:
- a CDS encoding Fe-S-containing hydro-lyase yields MEYRLTTPCTAEELAPLKAGDTVLLSGVVYTARDQAHRRMTEALEKGEPLPFDLTGSAIYYVGPTPERPGQVIGSAGPTTSGRMDAMSPRLLDLGNKIMIGKGKRDDAVKAAVVRNGAVYLAALGGAGALMAKSVQTLEVIAWPDLGCEAVRRLTVKDMPLTVILDAHGGDLYQSGPAAYLEAK; encoded by the coding sequence ATGGAATACAGACTGACGACTCCCTGCACGGCCGAGGAACTTGCCCCGCTCAAGGCGGGCGACACCGTGCTGCTTTCCGGTGTGGTGTACACCGCCCGCGATCAGGCCCACAGGCGGATGACCGAAGCACTGGAAAAAGGCGAACCGCTGCCCTTTGATCTGACCGGCAGCGCCATCTACTACGTTGGCCCCACGCCGGAACGCCCGGGCCAGGTGATCGGCTCGGCAGGGCCCACCACCAGCGGCCGCATGGATGCCATGAGCCCGCGCCTGCTGGACCTTGGCAATAAGATCATGATCGGCAAGGGCAAGCGGGACGATGCGGTCAAGGCAGCTGTGGTGCGCAACGGGGCTGTGTATCTGGCAGCGCTTGGCGGGGCCGGTGCGCTGATGGCAAAAAGCGTGCAGACGCTGGAAGTGATCGCATGGCCGGACCTTGGCTGTGAAGCCGTGCGCCGCCTGACTGTGAAAGATATGCCGCTGACGGTGATCCTGGATGCCCACGGCGGCGATCTGTACCAGTCCGGCCCGGCGGCATATCTGGAAGCAAAATAA
- a CDS encoding fumarate hydratase — MRTISAQEITDTVARLCIEANTRLPQDVQAALDKARQEEPWPLAKSTLDLLWSNLSAAKEENLPICQDTGMACVFVELGTDVHIDGSFEAAIHEGVRRGYTDGYLRKSIVADPLRRGNTGDNTPAAITVHLVDGEGCRITVAPKGFGSENMSQIKMLKPADGVEGFKKFVLDTVKLAGSNPCPPIVLGIGVGGSFDKVAYLAKKALLRPLDVPNPDPYYAQLEQELLAAINELGIGPQGFGGRTTCLGLAIEQMPTHVAGLPAAVNVSCHVTRRASAEL, encoded by the coding sequence ATGAGAACCATTTCCGCACAGGAGATCACGGATACCGTTGCACGGCTGTGCATCGAAGCCAACACCCGCCTGCCGCAGGACGTGCAGGCGGCGCTGGACAAGGCCCGGCAGGAAGAGCCGTGGCCGCTGGCGAAGAGCACTCTCGACCTTTTGTGGTCGAACCTTTCCGCCGCAAAAGAAGAAAACCTGCCCATCTGTCAGGATACCGGCATGGCCTGCGTGTTTGTGGAGCTTGGCACCGATGTGCACATTGACGGCAGCTTTGAAGCTGCCATCCATGAGGGCGTGCGCCGGGGTTACACCGACGGCTACCTGCGCAAGAGCATCGTGGCAGACCCTTTGCGCCGGGGCAATACCGGCGACAACACCCCGGCGGCCATCACAGTGCATCTGGTGGACGGCGAGGGCTGCCGCATCACGGTGGCACCCAAGGGCTTTGGCAGCGAGAACATGAGCCAGATCAAAATGCTCAAGCCCGCCGACGGCGTGGAGGGCTTCAAAAAGTTCGTGCTGGACACGGTGAAGCTGGCAGGCTCCAACCCCTGCCCGCCCATCGTGCTGGGCATCGGCGTGGGCGGCAGCTTTGACAAGGTGGCGTATCTGGCAAAGAAGGCCCTGCTGCGTCCGCTGGATGTGCCAAACCCGGACCCCTATTACGCACAGCTGGAGCAGGAGCTGCTTGCCGCCATCAACGAGCTGGGCATCGGCCCGCAGGGCTTTGGCGGCAGGACCACCTGTCTGGGCCTTGCCATTGAGCAGATGCCTACCCATGTGGCGGGCCTGCCTGCGGCGGTGAATGTTTCCTGCCATGTGACCCGCCGTGCAAGCGCGGAACTGTAA